Below is a window of Chitinivorax tropicus DNA.
CATCGCCATAGCCTTGTCCGTCAGCCCTGCTGTCCGGCAATACGATCGATCTCTGCCTGCCAATGTGCTTTGTCCGCCGCATCCAACCAGCTGGCTTCAAAGCCGTTTCGGGTCAATTGCAGCAACTCGTCGCGGGTCAGGTTCAGTGCGGCATCGCAGCCGAGGTAGTTGTCCTGCAGGTATCCCCCGAAATAGGCTGGGTCGTCGGAATTGAGGGTCACGCACAGCCCCGCTGCCAGGAGCGCACGTAAGTTGTGATCTGACAGCCGTTGAAATACTTTCAACTTGACATTCGAGTATGGGCACACCGTCAGTGGCATGCGGTGCTCGGCCAGCCACGCCATCAGCGCAGCATCTTCTGCCGAGCGAACGCCATGGTCGATCCGACAGACATCCAACAATTCCAAGGCTTCCCAGACATAGGCGGGTGGCCCCTCTTCGCCTGCATGCGCTACACGAGGCAAGCCGAGTGCGCGGCAGGCCGCGAACAGACGTTGGAATTTGCTGGGCGGGTGCCCCTGTTCGCTGGAATCCAACCCCACGCCATCGATCTGGCTCAGAAATGGCTTGGCTTGCTCCAGCGTCTGAAAGCCTGCGGCCTCACTCATATGCCGCAGAAAGGACATGATCAGACGCGAGGAGATGCCCAGTTGTCGCCGTGCGTCATCCAATGCCCGGCGAATCCCTGTGATGACGGTCTCGAACGCAATCCCCCGCTCAGTGTGGGTTTGCGGGTCAAAGAAGATTTCCGTGTGGACGATGTGATCTGCCTGTGCCCGCAACAGATACGCCCAGGTCAGGTCGTAGAAGTCCTGCTC
It encodes the following:
- a CDS encoding adenosine deaminase encodes the protein MTSPHAALIRALPKTELHLHIEGTLEPELMFDLASRNGLSLPYADVASLRAAYAFDNLQSFLDLYYAGASVLVTEQDFYDLTWAYLLRAQADHIVHTEIFFDPQTHTERGIAFETVITGIRRALDDARRQLGISSRLIMSFLRHMSEAAGFQTLEQAKPFLSQIDGVGLDSSEQGHPPSKFQRLFAACRALGLPRVAHAGEEGPPAYVWEALELLDVCRIDHGVRSAEDAALMAWLAEHRMPLTVCPYSNVKLKVFQRLSDHNLRALLAAGLCVTLNSDDPAYFGGYLQDNYLGCDAALNLTRDELLQLTRNGFEASWLDAADKAHWQAEIDRIAGQQG